A stretch of the Planctomycetia bacterium genome encodes the following:
- a CDS encoding transcriptional regulator has product MLHCPTVFPRRIPSVLVAALLAVVAGGRSSPAADAASTPGFVAGPAAPDVAGAVAVPGGWMVPYDEKITGTDVTFRMLPIPGGTFCMGSPADETDRSADEGPTFTVTVAPFWMGRCEVAWAEYKTFMSACDDFKALEASGLRTITPENEADAVTAPSNLYDPTTTFGKGEDPELPAVTMTQFAARQYTKWISGLSGRFYRLPTESEWEYACRAGSTTPWNTGTDAAGLDAVAWFADNADDTPHKVGLKKANAWGLHDMHGNVAEWVIDELVAGGYTRQAALPQPVTVADAITWPKRLYPRVLRGGSFYDDADRCRSAARRGSRDAGGTEDEPDWKDVDPNLPKSPWWYTEEPALGVGMRVVRPLSPPPAAEQRTWWNADLESIAADVADRLSQGRGSRGLVDPKLPEDVRSTKKGRR; this is encoded by the coding sequence ATGTTGCATTGCCCGACCGTGTTCCCCCGCCGCATTCCGTCTGTCTTGGTCGCTGCCCTGCTGGCGGTCGTGGCCGGTGGCCGCAGTTCTCCCGCGGCCGACGCGGCGTCGACACCAGGGTTCGTGGCCGGCCCCGCCGCGCCCGATGTCGCCGGCGCGGTCGCCGTGCCGGGCGGCTGGATGGTCCCCTACGACGAGAAGATCACAGGCACGGACGTGACCTTCCGCATGCTGCCGATCCCGGGCGGAACGTTCTGCATGGGAAGCCCCGCCGACGAGACGGACCGCTCGGCAGACGAGGGTCCGACGTTCACGGTCACGGTCGCCCCGTTCTGGATGGGCCGCTGCGAGGTGGCGTGGGCCGAGTACAAGACCTTCATGTCGGCCTGTGACGACTTCAAGGCCCTCGAGGCATCCGGCCTGCGGACGATCACGCCCGAGAACGAGGCCGATGCCGTCACCGCCCCCTCCAACCTCTATGACCCGACGACGACGTTCGGCAAGGGGGAGGATCCGGAACTGCCCGCGGTGACCATGACCCAGTTCGCCGCCCGGCAGTACACCAAGTGGATCAGCGGCCTGAGCGGTCGGTTCTACCGGCTGCCGACCGAGAGCGAGTGGGAATACGCCTGCCGCGCCGGATCGACCACGCCCTGGAACACCGGCACCGACGCGGCCGGCCTCGATGCGGTGGCCTGGTTCGCCGACAACGCCGACGACACCCCTCACAAGGTCGGCCTGAAGAAGGCCAACGCCTGGGGGCTCCACGACATGCACGGCAACGTCGCCGAGTGGGTCATCGATGAACTCGTCGCCGGCGGCTACACCCGGCAGGCCGCGCTGCCGCAGCCCGTGACGGTCGCCGACGCGATCACCTGGCCGAAAAGACTCTATCCGCGCGTCCTGCGCGGCGGGTCGTTCTACGACGACGCCGATCGCTGCCGCAGCGCCGCCCGGCGCGGCTCCCGCGACGCCGGTGGCACGGAGGACGAACCCGACTGGAAGGACGTCGATCCCAACCTCCCCAAGAGCCCGTGGTGGTACACCGAGGAGCCGGCGCTCGGCGTCGGGATGCGGGTCGTCCGCCCGCTGTCGCCCCCGCCTGCCGCCGAGCAGCGCACATGGTGGAACGCCGACCTCGAGAGCATCGCCGCCGACGTCGCCGACCGGCTCAGCCAGGGCCGCGGATCCCGCGGCCTCGTCGACCCGAAACTGCCCGAGGATGTCCGCAGCACCAAGAAGGGCCGCCGATGA
- a CDS encoding transcriptional regulator, giving the protein MGFVAGDAKPDVAGAVAVPGGWMVPYEEKIAGTDVTFRMVPIPGGTFRMGSPADEQDRSVDEGPTFTVSVAPFWIGRCEVTWAEYKTFMAASDDFLALEAAGLRSITPDNEADAVTSPSNLYEPDRTFMKGEDPELPAVTMTPFAARQYTKWISGLSGRFYRLPAESEWEYACRAGSTTPWNTGADADSLDAAAWFADNSDDTPRKVGLKKANAWGLHDMHGNVAEWVIDELVAGGYARPAALPQPVAVADAITWPKILYPRIVRGGSFYDDADRCRSAARRGSRDDHGTDADPGWKYSDPNVPLSPCWYTEPPAIGVGMRVVRPFVAPPAAEQRKWWNADLECIAADVADRLREGKGSRGLVDPKMPEDVRRARKGRR; this is encoded by the coding sequence ATGGGGTTCGTGGCCGGCGACGCCAAGCCCGATGTCGCCGGCGCAGTCGCCGTGCCGGGCGGCTGGATGGTGCCCTACGAGGAGAAGATCGCCGGCACCGACGTGACGTTTCGCATGGTCCCGATCCCCGGCGGCACGTTCCGCATGGGGAGCCCGGCCGACGAGCAGGACCGGTCAGTCGACGAGGGGCCAACGTTCACGGTCTCGGTCGCCCCCTTCTGGATCGGCCGCTGCGAGGTGACGTGGGCCGAGTACAAGACCTTCATGGCGGCCTCTGACGACTTCCTGGCCCTCGAGGCCGCCGGCCTGCGGTCGATCACGCCCGACAACGAGGCCGATGCCGTCACCTCCCCCTCGAACCTGTACGAGCCGGATAGAACGTTCATGAAGGGGGAGGATCCGGAACTCCCCGCGGTAACGATGACCCCGTTCGCCGCCCGGCAGTACACCAAGTGGATCAGCGGCCTGAGCGGTCGGTTCTACCGGCTGCCGGCCGAGAGCGAGTGGGAGTACGCCTGCCGGGCCGGCTCGACCACGCCGTGGAACACGGGCGCCGACGCCGACTCCCTCGATGCCGCGGCCTGGTTCGCCGACAACTCCGACGACACGCCCCGCAAGGTCGGCCTGAAGAAGGCCAACGCCTGGGGGCTGCACGACATGCACGGTAACGTCGCCGAGTGGGTCATCGATGAACTCGTCGCCGGCGGCTACGCCCGCCCGGCCGCGCTGCCCCAGCCCGTGGCGGTCGCCGACGCGATCACCTGGCCGAAGATACTTTACCCACGCATCGTGCGCGGGGGTTCGTTCTACGACGACGCCGATCGCTGCCGCAGCGCCGCGCGGCGCGGCTCCCGCGATGACCACGGCACGGACGCAGATCCGGGTTGGAAATACAGCGATCCCAACGTCCCCTTGAGCCCGTGTTGGTACACCGAGCCACCCGCGATCGGGGTGGGCATGCGGGTCGTCCGGCCCTTCGTCGCCCCGCCGGCCGCCGAGCAGCGGAAATGGTGGAACGCCGACCTGGAGTGCATCGCCGCCGACGTCGCCGACCGGCTCCGCGAGGGCAAGGGATCCCGCGGCCTCGTCGATCCTAAAATGCCCGAGGATGTCCGCCGCGCCAGGAAGGGTCGCCGCTGA